The sequence TTACTGAGTTCCTCGTATGTTTTAGGTTTAACCCTTAGCAGTCCTGGGGATCTAGCTATCAGTCTCGGAACCAGTGACACTGTAAGTCGTCTTCTGTCGCAACATCTGCTGTTTTATGCTGAATGTGATGTTGGTTCAATTTAACGACAGTACCTCGACACTGAAAATAGGTGTTTGGGATCACCAACGAGCACAAGCCATGCTTAGAAGGGCACGTCTTTCCTAATCCAGTGGATGAAAAAGGTTACATGGTAATGCTGTGCTACAAGAACGGATCTCTGACCCGTGAAGGTATGTAACAAACTGCTGGAAACAACGATTTGGATCTTATAGTTCATTGTtgaatgtttttattttcttgttccAAACTTGGCAGATATACGTAACCAATGTGCAGATAAATCTTGGGATGTGTTTAATAGATGTTTACAGGAATCACCGTCTCTAAATGGTTAGCGCATCTGTTCTAAACTTTTTTCTCTTAAGGACGTATTATTTCGTCGTTCTTCGCCTTGGTTTTAATGTTGTAAGGTACAGGTGGAAAGATAGGCTTTTATTACAAGGAACATGAAATTCTTCCTCCCCTCCCAGGTAAAAATGCTACACAAATTTTGATCAATTGTACGAACTCATAGATATTATCATCGATTAAAATACCTATAATTGCTTTCAGAGTTCTGGAATCAATGTTGTTCTTGCTAAAAGATCTTGTTTATTATCCCCTTCATCTCCACTTTTGAATAGGATAAAAAGGTTCAAATCACACGAATATATTGTCTTCGACTGCCCTACAATACGAGTATCGCGAATATATGACTAGCTTGCCGTGATTGCAGTTGGGTTCCATCGTTACGTTCTCGAAAATTTCAGTGGTGACTCGTTGGATGGAGTAAAAGAACATGAAGTTGATGCATTTGACCCTACTACTGAGGTTTGTTTGCCTCACCTTCAATATGCATAAATGTTAGTATGGTTACATACTCGCTTAAACAAAGTTCTTGCAGGTCCGAGCATTAGTGGAGGGCCAGTTACTCTCAATGCGAGCTCATGCCGAAAGATTCGGGCTCCCTTCACCTCCAAACAGTATAATTGCTACGGGCGGAGCATCAGCAAACAAATGCATTCTCGCGTTAATATCTTCGATTTTTGGGTGCGATGTCCATACAATTCAAAGCTCAGGCAAgccatattttctttttatcacCTCTGGATATCTTCTTGGGGAATTAGAACTATAGTAATCTCATAtaaaatacaatataaaatCGTGAATGTGTATAGGAAAAATCCATCATAATTTTAATACTGTCAATCTGATTTCATTctctgtatttttttatttatttttgacacTTGCCTCAAGTTGGATGTGAGAATCATAAATGATACCTTCAACTTACACAAAATATTGTGCAATATGTTCTTCATCTAAGACCTTTTTGGTGAAAATTTCATGTACTCGGTTTTACAGACTCGGCTTCTATGGGGGCTGCACTAAGAGCTGCTCATGGCTGGCTGTGCAACAAGAGGGGCTGTTTTGTTCCTATATCTAGCATGTATACCGACAAATTGGAACATACGTCTCTAAACTGCAACCTCGCGGCTACTTCTGGAGATCCAGAGCTTGTTACTAGATATGGATTGTTGATGAAGAAGAGAGTGGAGATTGAGAACAATCTTGTCAAGAAACTGGGACGATTGTGAATGGAATGATTACAGTTTAAACGAAGACCAACTGTGCTAGGCACTGGTGGTGGTGGTCGTACTCACTGAggtttttttcttatttattttagtgggatttttttgtgaatttcatCTTTTTAGCTGTTTAGTGGGATCTTTTTTGTtaatttcatcttttttttttgttaatttcatCTTTTTTGCTGTTTAGTGGGATCTTTTTTGTTAATTTCATCTTTTTTGCTGTTTCTTGGAATAAATTTGATTTGTGGATTACAGTTCTGTTTATAATTCTTCattaacaaaagaaaaatattagtaaCAATATTTTCTGTTTATATAATCGAAAAGCTTTATCACGGGAGTTGTTTCATATTCTACCATTATTTTGTAAATAGTTTTTCTACAAAACTTGGAAGTTGACATGTATTTTCCCAAGAAAAGATATGTGCACACATCGTACCATATCTTaccttgaaaaataaaatatcaagcaAGTTAACCAAGTCTAGTTGACTGGTCTTTTAGTGGCTCAAGTACAACCATTtctctaaaaaatttaataaattgtcCATTTCTAtcaacttttttattatttttcaagggGGAGGAAATaggagaaaaataaactataactTGAACCCAAAGATATCATTTTGATGATTGAGCCAAAAGCATTAGCAAATTGGAAGTGTCATGTCACATGGAACCATTCGAGTCAAAACACAAAGCAATCTACTCGGGGCATTTCtcgtaaaatatataatatacatgaaatttaaaacatttatccATTGGATGTGTTGCACAAGTCCATATCGTTACCAATTGTATGGGTCGACGACCAGTTGGTCAGAGAGTGAAGATTTACATGACGCACAAGACTCAGTAACATTCCCTAGACAAGCTCAAGCCCTTGCTTAACACTTTCAGTGCCTCCCTTGAATGCAATACACTTTTACACCCAAGGAATCCCTTTACTCCAGTCATTCTCTGCCCTTGACTCTCATGCTGCATCTGCCCTTGACTCTCATGAGCTGTGCATCAGCATCGCAAGAGTCTAGAAGCAGGTCAATATGCGCCTTTCTCTCACCCAAACTGCCATTCTATGGCCAGCTTACCACTTATCCCAGCTCCCCTCTCCAAATCACCACAGCTCTTAGGGCCATTATATGTTACCATCGACAGCTAGTTTCTCAAACAAACACAAATGACTTTCTATGTATCTATTCCCTGAGATCCCCAACACTTTCACAATCACATAAACAAACCCCACTTCCCGGATAAAAATTGCATTATGTAAGAAATATGAGATTTGATTCAATCATAAATGGACCTGCCTGGTGCATCTCTTCTGGGAAGTAGAGAACTTGAAACGTCATTGCATTGTTAAAATTCTAATAATTTAACTTAATCTACTTAATTCTTATAATTTGTTGTTGGAACTTTATTCGCGTAAATTTATCTGTAATGAACAAATTGGGTAAAATATCCATCCACAGATGAATTATTTGGTCATCGGATAAATTCATTTAGTTACAATGCTCTATAATATAAGAGCTGAAAAAAGTGAGGGAAGCTCCATCTTCTTGAGATTCACTCCTCGTGGTAGACATAGGTTAATCCATGTTGCAATATTATTGCATACCCAAACCCAATTTAAACTCAAGAATGGCCCAATAGAAGATTGTAATCCTTACCAATCACAGCTTCATTTACAGTATATAGTTGCCAAACACCATCTCAGTACTTTTCTGATAGAATGTCATCTGTATCGTATCCACTTCACCGCAATGCAAGCGCACCTATATGGTATTACGAAAATGAGGTATGCAATGACATATACATTGTGTAATTCAAAATGGGATTTCTCATAGCTTCCTTCATGCTTAGGCGACACACAGCTTTCTATGTTTTTTCAAAACATTATGTGCAGAGCCTTGTCTTTCCACTGAATGCTACAACCATACTAGATGTGTTTGAAGATATTATCAGGGATAATGAAAGCGCACATAGAAGGCCGCATAAGGATATTGAAGGACATCTCGTGGAATATTGGTTAATGGATGTACTATCATTTGTTTCGTGCCTTGGGAACTAAAGGATCTGATCCCAATTTGCTCAATACTATTCACTGCAGGGTCACATAATCCatagaaatttaaaatgaaatggatattgttcaaatgatttattattcTAACACGGAGTGTATGGTTACAAAGGGGCCAACACAACATTACTTGGAACGTACCTTTTCAGTCCCAACTCCATTTTATGCTTAACCTGCAACCATCTGCTATCTCAAGGTCTATGGATACTACATCAATCATAAAGACATGACAGGATGGCTACTTGTTGGACTCCATCAACAACATTTTTCTTCTTCGAAGAAAGGAGAGCGTTTCcattaaaatttaagaaatgtaGGAGCATGAACAAGGATTTTCTATTTATTAATCAATGAAGTTTATCAACATCCCAATTCGTTCAACAAACACTGACCACCAAATATCTAAGAATAAATAAACTGAGAAAAGCATAATGCACGATCAGCACAAAAGTTGAAAAGGAATAAAGatgtaataaataaaagatCAACAGAAGATCAATCAATATAACCAATAGAGATTTAGAATTCATTGTCAAAACATACAATAGATTCAATAAATATGATAACTAGTGAAGAAGTGACTTAAGGTTTTAGATCCTTTTCTCCACCATTCATGTACAAAACGAACACTAATTGAACAGCTGGCCTGCATCTCCTTTTCCACTATAATTCAGTGGTCATATTCACTATAATCTCCCAAAACCATTTACAGATTTAAATTACAGTGTTATAACTATGAAATAAAAGGGAAAGAAATACAAATCTGTAGAACGCTAAAATGAGTTACCTTTCTGATACCTCAGCGAAAAGCTTACATACCCTTCCACCTTGGGCTAGGAAGAGGCACCGTCGGTGATAAGGGTAGCGGCGGCAACCCCAATTGACCGGTCGGTGAAAACAGCAAACTAGGAGAGAGCATAGCGTACGGAGACCTAGGCGATGGCACGCATCCAAATGGCAGCGGTGAAAGAGGCAGCACTGGAAAAGGTGATGGCCAAGAAGAAGATGATTGCACAGGCGGCGTCTGTTGCTGTGTGTGGGGAGGTGGAGAATGAGGCAATGGCGGACCGACGCCATTCCACCGTGGCAAAGCAGCAGGCGTGGTGTTTGCCGAGCTCTGGAGAAAACGCATGTAAGTAGAGATCGGGGATTCTATTGGCTGTAGCTGCGATAAGGGTTGAGGGTGGGCTCCCCGTTGACCAACTTCGTTAAGAGGTATGAGAGAATCGGGACGAGGTCCAGCCGCGGCCACACCGTTCCACAAAGGCGACGGAGCAGATGGGATAGAAGAGCTCTGGATAAAACGCATGTAGGCAGAAATAGGTGACTCCGCCGCCGGATGCACAGATGGCAAAGGAGGCAGCGGCGGTAAGAGCTGCCCCACTGCCCGTTGATCAGTATCGTTAGGAGGACGAGGAACCACCGGAGTCAGCTGCGGTGGGCAGTTGCCAATTTGGGCCAAAGGTGGGGGACGGATCTTCTGTAGTCGTGAGCTGGACGGCCTCGGCTGCGAGACTGGCGGCGGCGTAGGAAAACGTTCATGGGACGGCGAGCCCGTGAGCTTCTGAACGACGTCTCGAAAGTCGTTCTTGTTGATGTTATACACCGGTGGCTGCTGCGTATTAGGCTCAAGAATCGGCGCCGCCACAGCAGAAGCAGCTACCGCGGGAAGAGGCTTCCGCACAGGCTTCGCAATCTTGTACGAATTCTTGCTGACTTGTTTCAAGTACATTTCGCTGTTGCTNTATGTcacttttgtgagacagatcttctatttgggtcactcataaaaaaaaattaatttttatatcaaaagtattaatttttattgtaaatatgagcatgattgacccgtctcacgaataaagatatgtgatATCGTTTCACAAGAAATCtgccatatatatatttatgttttaaattaaataacttttatttaattatctaattaattaattaatctatcATAGACTCTTCTAGAATGTTTCATAAGAATTTTGCACTTAGTAGTCACCACCAGAGGTGGGATCGGGTAGAGACTCGTCGTGTTGGGACCCGAATGTTCTGGATCCCGTGGGATAAGGATATGATATTcgtaagaaaaaaattaatcccttaaaagctacaattcaattgccaaataattaattaaatatacgAAAATATGCTGCAACTCAACAAAATGGCAAGTACACTTGTGCTGATCAAggcaacat comes from Primulina huaijiensis isolate GDHJ02 chromosome 2, ASM1229523v2, whole genome shotgun sequence and encodes:
- the LOC140965540 gene encoding VQ motif-containing protein 9-like, producing the protein MYLKQVSKNSYKIAKPVRKPLPAVAASAVAAPILEPNTQQPPVYNINKNDFRDVVQKLTGSPSHERFPTPPPVSQPRPSSSRLQKIRPPPLAQIGNCPPQLTPVVPRPPNDTDQRAVGQLLPPLPPLPSVHPAAESPISAYMRFIQSSSIPSAPSPLWNGVAAAGPRPDSLIPLNEVGQRGAHPQPLSQLQPIESPISTYMRFLQSSANTTPAALPRWNGVGPPLPHSPPPHTQQQTPPVQSSSSWPSPFPVLPLSPLPFGCVPSPRSPYAMLSPSLLFSPTGQLGLPPLPLSPTVPLPSPRWKGM